A section of the Metabacillus endolithicus genome encodes:
- a CDS encoding acid-soluble spore protein N has protein sequence MGKNQQAHLNPSHIGMKSRGFGNNKGKQMQDKSGEHAQVIQTKGE, from the coding sequence ATGGGAAAAAATCAACAAGCACATCTTAATCCTTCACATATTGGAATGAAGTCTAGAGGATTTGGTAACAACAAAGGAAAACAAATGCAAGATAAATCCGGAGAACATGCCCAAGTTATCCAAACGAAGGGTGAATAA
- a CDS encoding PAS domain-containing sensor histidine kinase: MLATYRFRHKDGTYIWVESNLRSVIDEQTGKITGMIAISRDIRSRLEQDKLLHRSEKMAVVGQLAAAVAHEIRNPLTSVKGFIQLFSETKQCNEEYMNIVLNELDRVEDIIFEFLTLARSHQEKMETIKIDELLKQVIQLLQTQAILVNKEINFLVESNIPPVKGDSNKLKQVFFNIIQNALDAIDEKGVVFVRLYSNDSRVCMEFIDNGCGIPENRLESVGEPFYSTKEKGTGMGLMTSYKIIENHKGKIDIDSTVGEGTTVSVSLPLS, encoded by the coding sequence GTGTTAGCAACTTATCGCTTCAGACATAAAGATGGAACTTATATTTGGGTGGAATCTAACTTAAGATCTGTAATAGATGAGCAAACTGGTAAGATTACGGGTATGATTGCAATTTCCAGAGATATTAGAAGTAGGCTTGAACAAGATAAACTTCTACATAGATCAGAAAAAATGGCTGTTGTTGGACAACTTGCTGCGGCTGTAGCACATGAAATTCGTAACCCGTTAACATCAGTAAAAGGTTTTATTCAACTTTTTTCTGAAACGAAACAATGTAATGAAGAATACATGAATATTGTTCTTAATGAACTGGATCGTGTTGAAGATATTATTTTTGAATTTTTAACTTTGGCACGCTCACACCAAGAGAAAATGGAAACGATAAAGATTGATGAGTTATTGAAACAAGTCATTCAATTGTTACAAACTCAGGCCATATTAGTTAATAAAGAAATAAATTTTTTGGTTGAATCGAATATTCCTCCCGTAAAAGGAGATTCCAACAAGTTAAAACAAGTTTTTTTTAATATTATACAAAATGCTCTGGATGCGATTGATGAGAAAGGTGTTGTTTTCGTTAGACTCTATTCGAACGATTCCCGAGTATGCATGGAATTTATAGATAATGGTTGTGGAATTCCCGAGAACCGACTTGAAAGTGTAGGTGAGCCCTTTTATTCTACAAAAGAAAAGGGGACTGGAATGGGGTTAATGACCAGCTATAAAATTATTGAAAACCATAAAGGGAAGATTGATATTGATTCAACTGTCGGAGAAGGAACAACAGTAAGTGTTTCGCTACCTTTATCATGA
- a CDS encoding HesB/YadR/YfhF family protein, producing MKITIEDKAVSWYINELQLQKGDKVHFFVRYGGCSNVQKGFSLGVVKQDPEEIGSSVESQGITFYVENRDLWYFDDHDLDVVLDEKAEEPVFHYS from the coding sequence ATGAAGATTACAATAGAAGATAAAGCCGTAAGCTGGTATATAAATGAATTGCAACTTCAAAAAGGTGATAAAGTTCACTTTTTTGTGCGATATGGTGGGTGTAGCAATGTTCAGAAAGGCTTCTCACTAGGAGTCGTCAAACAAGACCCTGAAGAAATTGGTTCAAGCGTTGAGAGTCAAGGTATAACGTTTTATGTTGAAAATAGAGATTTATGGTATTTTGATGATCATGATTTAGATGTTGTTTTAGATGAAAAGGCTGAAGAACCTGTTTTTCACTATAGCTAA
- the acnA gene encoding aconitate hydratase AcnA, whose amino-acid sequence MTNQVTTKNDVFQSRKNFTVDGKTYNYYSLQALEDAGIGNVSRLPYSVKVLLESVLRQVDGRVITKEHVENLAKWGTNELKDIDVPFKPSRVILQDFTGVPAVVDLASLRKAMADMGGDPDKINPEIPVDLVIDHSVQVDRAGTPDALQFNMDLEFERNAERYKFLSWAKKSFDNYRAVPPATGIVHQVNLEYLANVVHAVQNEDGEFESFPDSLVGTDSHTTMINGIGVLGWGVGGIEAEAGMLGQPSYFPVPEVIGVKLTGELPNGTTATDLALKVTQVLRQQGVVGKFVEFFGPGVAQLPLADRATIANMAPEYGATCGFFPVDEEALNYMRLTGRDEEQIKVVGEYCKANGLFFTPENEDPIFTKVVEIDLTEIEANLSGPKRPQDLIPLSAMKEKFHEHLVAPAGNQGFGLEKSELDKEITVKFKNGDETSMKTGAIAIAAITSCTNTSNPYVLVAAGLVAKKATELGLEVPKYVKTSLAPGSKVVTGYLENSGLLPHLEQLGFNTVGYGCTTCIGNSGPLADEIEEAVAANDLLVTSVLSGNRNFEGRIHPLVKGNYLASPPLVVAYALAGTVDIDLQNDSLGKDKDGKDVYFNDIWPTTNEINEVVNKTVTPELFRKEYDQVFDDNARWNAIETTDEALYVWDDSSTYIQNPPFFEGLEAEAGKVETLKGLRVVAKFGDSVTTDHISPAGSIGKDTPAGRYLQENGVTPREFNSYGSRRGNHEVMMRGTFANIRIKNQIAPGTEGGYTTYWPTGEVKSIYDACMDYKQDGTGLVVLAGNDYGMGSSRDWAAKGTNLLGIKTVIAQSFERIHRSNLVLMGVLPLQFKEGESADSLGLTGKETIEVEIDENVRPRDFVKVTATDEAGNKKEFEVLVRFDSEVEIDYYRHGGILQMVLRDKLKG is encoded by the coding sequence ATGACTAATCAAGTAACTACAAAAAATGATGTTTTCCAATCACGTAAAAATTTTACGGTAGATGGAAAGACCTACAACTACTATTCATTACAAGCATTAGAAGATGCTGGAATTGGTAACGTTTCACGTTTACCATATTCAGTAAAAGTTCTTTTAGAATCTGTACTACGTCAAGTAGATGGCAGAGTTATCACTAAAGAACATGTTGAAAACTTAGCGAAATGGGGAACAAACGAACTTAAAGATATCGATGTTCCATTCAAGCCATCTCGAGTTATCCTTCAAGACTTCACTGGTGTACCAGCAGTTGTTGACTTAGCTTCATTACGTAAAGCTATGGCTGATATGGGTGGAGATCCTGATAAGATTAATCCTGAGATTCCAGTAGACCTTGTTATTGACCACTCTGTACAGGTTGACCGCGCTGGAACTCCTGATGCGCTTCAATTCAATATGGATCTTGAATTCGAACGTAATGCAGAGCGTTATAAATTCTTAAGCTGGGCAAAAAAATCATTTGATAACTATCGTGCTGTACCACCTGCAACTGGTATCGTACACCAAGTTAACTTAGAGTACTTAGCAAATGTTGTTCATGCTGTACAAAACGAAGATGGTGAATTTGAATCATTCCCAGATTCATTAGTTGGAACTGACTCTCATACAACAATGATCAATGGTATCGGGGTTCTTGGATGGGGTGTTGGTGGTATCGAAGCGGAAGCTGGTATGCTAGGACAACCATCATATTTCCCAGTGCCTGAAGTAATTGGTGTTAAACTAACTGGAGAACTTCCAAACGGTACAACTGCTACTGACTTAGCGTTAAAAGTAACTCAGGTTTTACGTCAACAAGGTGTTGTTGGTAAATTCGTTGAGTTCTTTGGTCCTGGTGTAGCACAATTACCACTTGCAGATCGTGCAACAATTGCAAACATGGCCCCTGAATACGGCGCTACTTGTGGTTTCTTCCCAGTTGATGAGGAAGCTCTAAACTACATGCGTTTAACTGGTCGTGATGAAGAGCAGATCAAAGTAGTAGGCGAATACTGTAAAGCGAATGGATTATTCTTTACACCTGAAAATGAAGATCCAATCTTCACTAAGGTTGTTGAAATTGACCTTACTGAAATTGAAGCGAATCTTTCTGGTCCTAAGCGTCCACAAGATTTAATTCCACTTTCAGCGATGAAAGAAAAATTCCACGAGCATTTAGTAGCTCCAGCTGGAAACCAAGGATTCGGATTAGAAAAATCTGAACTTGACAAAGAAATCACTGTGAAATTCAAAAATGGTGATGAAACAAGCATGAAAACTGGTGCCATTGCAATTGCTGCAATCACTAGCTGTACAAATACATCAAACCCTTACGTTCTAGTAGCTGCTGGTCTTGTTGCGAAAAAAGCAACTGAATTAGGCTTAGAAGTACCTAAATATGTTAAAACATCTTTAGCTCCAGGATCTAAGGTTGTTACAGGATACTTAGAGAACTCAGGTCTTCTTCCACATCTTGAGCAACTTGGTTTTAATACTGTTGGTTATGGTTGTACAACATGTATCGGTAACTCAGGTCCACTTGCAGATGAAATTGAAGAAGCTGTAGCTGCTAATGATTTATTAGTAACATCTGTACTATCTGGAAACCGTAACTTTGAAGGTCGTATCCATCCGCTAGTAAAAGGAAACTACCTTGCATCACCACCATTAGTTGTGGCTTATGCATTAGCAGGTACTGTTGATATTGATCTACAAAACGATTCACTAGGTAAAGACAAAGATGGTAAAGATGTATACTTTAACGACATCTGGCCAACAACAAATGAAATTAATGAAGTTGTTAATAAGACTGTAACTCCTGAACTATTTAGAAAAGAATATGATCAAGTATTCGATGATAATGCTCGTTGGAATGCGATTGAAACAACTGACGAAGCTTTATATGTATGGGATGATTCATCAACATACATCCAAAATCCTCCATTCTTTGAAGGTTTAGAAGCTGAGGCTGGAAAAGTAGAAACGTTAAAAGGTTTACGTGTTGTTGCTAAATTTGGTGACTCTGTAACAACGGATCACATTTCTCCTGCTGGTTCTATCGGTAAAGATACGCCTGCTGGTCGTTACCTACAAGAGAATGGTGTAACACCTAGAGAGTTTAACTCTTACGGTTCACGTCGTGGTAACCATGAAGTTATGATGAGAGGTACATTTGCAAACATCCGTATCAAAAACCAAATCGCTCCTGGTACTGAAGGTGGATATACTACTTACTGGCCGACTGGCGAAGTTAAATCAATCTATGATGCATGCATGGATTACAAACAAGATGGTACAGGACTTGTTGTTTTAGCTGGTAATGATTACGGTATGGGAAGCTCACGTGACTGGGCCGCAAAAGGTACAAACCTACTTGGAATTAAAACAGTTATTGCTCAAAGCTTCGAGCGTATTCACCGTAGTAACCTAGTGTTAATGGGTGTTCTTCCTCTTCAATTCAAAGAAGGAGAAAGTGCTGATTCATTAGGTTTAACTGGTAAAGAAACAATTGAAGTTGAGATTGACGAAAATGTTAGACCACGTGATTTCGTCAAAGTTACAGCGACTGATGAAGCTGGTAACAAGAAAGAATTTGAAGTATTAGTTCGTTTTGATAGTGAAGTTGAAATTGACTACTATCGTCATGGCGGAATTCTTCAAATGGTATTACGTGATAAGTTGAAAGGCTAA
- a CDS encoding FbpB family small basic protein — protein sequence MRKSKKKSFEELVKENKQQLLKDREALELLEERWEQRMLKKLD from the coding sequence ATGAGGAAAAGTAAAAAGAAATCGTTTGAGGAATTAGTAAAAGAAAATAAACAGCAATTGTTAAAAGATCGTGAAGCGCTTGAATTATTAGAAGAACGCTGGGAGCAGAGGATGTTAAAGAAACTTGATTAA
- a CDS encoding small acid-soluble spore protein P translates to MTNKNTGKDIRKNAPKGNNPGQPEPLDGSKKVKNANHTRQKNNQGHDM, encoded by the coding sequence ATGACGAACAAAAATACTGGAAAAGATATTCGCAAAAATGCTCCAAAAGGAAACAATCCTGGGCAACCAGAACCATTAGACGGTTCTAAAAAGGTTAAGAATGCAAACCATACTCGCCAAAAGAATAATCAAGGGCATGATATGTAA
- a CDS encoding Hsp20/alpha crystallin family protein, whose protein sequence is MNIRKCSNPLNIKGIEDWMTQFFTDPFTSLLDEHTFRVDLFETSDYFIVEGELGEKIKKENINIQVCQEQILINVLKDNEAEKQENNEVTRKIVLPYRIEQKKISATFMNGVLEIKISKTSDSDRSSNCINILG, encoded by the coding sequence ATGAATATTAGAAAATGTTCTAATCCATTGAACATTAAAGGTATAGAAGATTGGATGACTCAATTTTTTACTGATCCGTTTACAAGCTTGCTGGATGAGCACACGTTTAGAGTTGATTTATTTGAGACTAGTGATTATTTTATTGTCGAGGGCGAACTTGGAGAAAAAATAAAAAAAGAAAACATCAACATACAGGTTTGCCAAGAGCAGATTTTGATTAATGTGTTAAAGGATAATGAAGCTGAAAAACAAGAAAATAATGAAGTAACTAGAAAAATTGTTCTCCCATATAGAATCGAACAAAAAAAAATTTCAGCAACATTCATGAATGGAGTGTTAGAAATAAAAATTTCAAAAACCTCAGATTCTGACCGTTCCTCTAATTGTATAAACATCCTTGGCTGA
- a CDS encoding TlpA disulfide reductase family protein produces the protein MLKKILAVSILVFLIGYAIYFAINPNTAKEGVTEGSAAPNFELSTLNGESMSLESLKGKKVILNFWATWCPPCRSEMPDMQKIQDEHDGDVVVVAVNLTSSESSVKTVEDFVNELELTFPVLLDEKGKINNQFEVLSYPTSYFLDEEGVIRTKFVGAMTYDQMNDLLDDL, from the coding sequence ATCTTGAAAAAGATATTAGCAGTATCCATTTTGGTTTTTCTTATCGGTTATGCCATATATTTTGCAATTAATCCTAATACGGCTAAAGAAGGTGTAACCGAAGGTAGTGCGGCACCTAACTTTGAATTATCTACCCTTAACGGTGAATCAATGAGCTTAGAGAGTTTAAAGGGAAAGAAAGTTATCCTTAATTTCTGGGCAACCTGGTGTCCTCCTTGTCGTTCAGAAATGCCTGACATGCAAAAAATACAGGATGAACACGATGGGGACGTCGTTGTCGTCGCAGTAAACTTAACTAGCTCAGAAAGCAGTGTCAAGACAGTCGAAGACTTTGTAAATGAACTAGAACTAACTTTTCCAGTATTACTAGATGAAAAAGGAAAAATTAATAATCAATTTGAAGTTTTATCTTATCCAACATCTTATTTTCTAGATGAAGAAGGCGTGATTAGAACAAAATTTGTTGGAGCAATGACGTACGACCAGATGAATGATTTATTAGATGATTTATAA
- a CDS encoding DUF4003 family protein codes for MLNSYLENSITNYNSIFTSLKDSFKWHADDKILMLVSTMYIVNDTNFDIERYSRITDYIKANVGFFSYLKSTQRFTTAATLDLMTSDPKEGFKKLLGIYEKLIQEGFSRTTFTYIAAGTLLKLDDSKIDVYIKKSFDIFRGMKEHHFFLTGSGDYPLATLLAQTGDDVSCSIERIEKYYQELHKKGFYRGDSLQFLSHILALDSNLEKENLFQKCLDVKELLTNNGIKVKTAYYPYVGILALLEQPENYIQTITMIYERLNSDKKFKWQKDINFMVAIVFLLKEKTELGDIVTAGLSTSIESILQASASSDDCKCVSCYCSFFFI; via the coding sequence TTGTTAAATTCTTATCTTGAGAACAGCATAACTAATTACAATAGTATTTTTACAAGTTTAAAGGATTCTTTTAAATGGCATGCAGATGACAAAATTCTTATGTTAGTTTCAACGATGTATATCGTAAATGATACAAACTTTGATATAGAAAGATACAGTCGTATAACCGATTACATAAAAGCAAATGTTGGTTTCTTTTCTTATTTAAAATCAACACAAAGGTTTACAACAGCTGCTACACTCGATTTAATGACTTCAGACCCAAAAGAAGGTTTTAAAAAGTTATTAGGCATATATGAAAAACTAATTCAGGAAGGGTTTTCTAGAACAACCTTTACATATATTGCCGCTGGGACTTTATTAAAGCTTGATGACTCAAAGATTGATGTTTACATAAAGAAATCCTTTGATATATTTAGAGGAATGAAGGAACATCATTTCTTTTTAACAGGATCAGGTGATTATCCTTTAGCAACTTTGCTTGCACAAACTGGAGACGATGTATCTTGTTCGATTGAACGAATAGAAAAGTATTATCAAGAATTACATAAAAAAGGGTTTTACCGTGGGGATTCTTTACAGTTTTTAAGCCATATTTTAGCTTTAGATTCCAATTTAGAAAAAGAAAACTTATTTCAAAAGTGTTTGGATGTGAAGGAGCTTCTTACTAACAATGGAATCAAAGTTAAAACAGCATATTACCCTTACGTTGGAATCTTAGCTTTGTTAGAACAACCTGAAAATTATATACAAACAATTACAATGATATATGAACGTTTAAATTCTGATAAAAAATTTAAATGGCAAAAGGATATTAACTTTATGGTGGCTATTGTATTCCTATTAAAGGAAAAAACCGAATTAGGAGACATAGTAACAGCAGGCCTGAGTACATCAATTGAATCCATTCTTCAAGCCTCAGCAAGCAGCGATGATTGCAAGTGTGTCAGCTGCTACTGCAGCTTCTTCTTCATCTAA
- the sspO gene encoding small acid-soluble spore protein O — MAKRKANHVRMGMNDASAQGVGTGYNEELQNEPLTAAQRQNNKKRKKNQ, encoded by the coding sequence ATGGCTAAACGTAAAGCAAATCATGTTAGAATGGGTATGAATGATGCAAGCGCTCAAGGAGTTGGCACCGGATACAATGAAGAACTTCAAAATGAGCCTTTAACTGCTGCACAAAGACAGAACAATAAGAAGAGAAAGAAAAATCAATAA
- the tlp gene encoding small acid-soluble spore protein Tlp — MTKHNKPNPDDRSDNVEKLQSMVQNTIENIEEAQDSMQFANQEERERIEAKNHRREESINAMRNEIKDEAQARENGYRYDQ; from the coding sequence ATGACAAAACATAACAAACCTAATCCAGATGACCGTTCTGATAACGTAGAGAAATTACAGAGCATGGTGCAAAACACGATTGAAAATATTGAGGAAGCACAGGATTCCATGCAATTTGCAAATCAAGAGGAACGTGAACGCATTGAAGCTAAGAATCATCGTCGTGAAGAGAGCATTAATGCAATGCGTAATGAAATTAAAGATGAAGCACAAGCACGTGAAAATGGATATCGCTACGATCAATAA
- a CDS encoding CoA-binding protein has product MAIEYPTRDEIGQILKSSKKIAVVGLSDNPERTSYMVSKAMQDAGYEIIPVNPTVDEVLGQKAVANLTDIKEHIDIVNVFRRSEHLLDVAKEFLKIDADVFWSQLGLENEEAYHLLKENDKTVIMNRCIKVEHAMTK; this is encoded by the coding sequence ATGGCAATAGAATATCCAACTAGAGATGAGATTGGACAAATTTTAAAAAGTAGCAAAAAAATCGCAGTTGTTGGACTATCAGATAATCCAGAACGTACTTCATATATGGTTAGTAAGGCAATGCAGGATGCAGGTTATGAAATAATTCCCGTCAATCCAACTGTAGATGAAGTTCTTGGACAAAAAGCAGTTGCAAACCTAACGGATATAAAAGAACATATCGATATTGTAAACGTTTTTAGGCGTTCAGAACATCTCCTTGATGTTGCAAAAGAATTTTTGAAAATCGATGCTGATGTTTTTTGGTCACAATTAGGGCTTGAAAATGAAGAAGCCTATCATCTTCTAAAAGAAAACGATAAAACAGTTATCATGAATCGTTGTATTAAGGTTGAGCATGCTATGACAAAGTAA
- a CDS encoding acyl-CoA thioesterase, with protein sequence MHVTKAEIEVRYAETDQMGVVYHANYLIWMEVGRTKLIQDLGFSYAGMEDQGIISPVIDLDISYKKPLRYGETATIHTWIEEYNGIKSVYGYEIYTPSGELAVQAKSSHVCVQKDTFRPVKFRKLFPEWHEAYEKAKR encoded by the coding sequence ATGCATGTAACAAAAGCGGAAATAGAAGTTAGATATGCAGAAACAGATCAAATGGGTGTAGTTTACCATGCAAATTATCTTATTTGGATGGAAGTGGGGAGAACAAAGTTAATTCAGGATTTAGGGTTTTCATATGCAGGTATGGAAGATCAAGGAATCATTTCACCAGTCATTGATCTAGACATTTCTTATAAAAAACCATTAAGATATGGTGAAACAGCTACTATACATACATGGATTGAAGAATATAATGGCATAAAAAGTGTATATGGATACGAAATATATACTCCATCAGGAGAGCTGGCAGTTCAAGCAAAATCAAGCCATGTGTGTGTACAGAAGGACACCTTTAGACCAGTAAAGTTTCGTAAATTATTCCCAGAATGGCATGAAGCATACGAAAAGGCGAAAAGATAA
- a CDS encoding PAS domain-containing protein, with protein sequence MMLQSSILEKVFMQSTIPQMIFEYNLKQNVANKAFFEFIGYSKEEWDELSIEEVSHPEDYVLDMQLYHEVYTGKRESYQMEKRYFHKSGEIIWGSLHVTAINDPMTNNKYFLAQVFDITEQKNLERVLTHNEQKYKLLADHSSDIIGLYLPDGRFLYTSPSINQILGYEDDELLGELPYSFIHPDDISFVEKKHKTLLESKSPC encoded by the coding sequence ATGATGTTACAATCATCTATTTTAGAAAAAGTTTTTATGCAATCAACAATTCCTCAAATGATATTTGAATATAATTTAAAGCAAAATGTTGCTAATAAAGCATTTTTTGAATTTATTGGATACTCTAAAGAAGAGTGGGATGAGTTATCTATTGAAGAAGTTTCACACCCCGAAGACTATGTGTTAGATATGCAGCTTTATCATGAAGTGTATACCGGGAAACGTGAGTCCTATCAAATGGAAAAGCGGTATTTCCATAAATCAGGTGAAATTATTTGGGGATCTTTACATGTAACAGCAATTAATGATCCTATGACAAATAATAAATACTTTTTAGCTCAGGTATTTGATATTACAGAACAAAAAAACCTTGAAAGGGTTTTAACGCATAACGAACAAAAATATAAATTGTTAGCTGATCATTCATCTGACATAATCGGGTTGTATTTGCCAGATGGGAGATTTTTGTATACATCTCCATCTATAAACCAGATTTTAGGATATGAAGATGATGAATTATTAGGAGAACTTCCATATAGCTTTATTCATCCAGATGATATTTCTTTTGTGGAAAAAAAACATAAAACTCTATTAGAGAGTAAAAGTCCGTGTTAG
- the plsY gene encoding glycerol-3-phosphate 1-O-acyltransferase PlsY, with the protein MIEVLILILAYLLGSIPSGLIVGKLGYGIDIREHGSGNLGGTNTFRTLGIKAGIIVTSADILKGTLATALPDLFNIHGLHPLLVGVVAVIGHTYPIFAKFKGGKAVATSGGVLLCYVPLMFITMLAFFFIVLYISKYVSLSSMLAGVYGIVYSIFTKDIPLIIVITLLTIFVVYRHRANIKRILNKTEPKVKWL; encoded by the coding sequence ATGATTGAAGTCCTAATATTAATTTTAGCTTATTTGCTTGGTTCCATTCCTTCAGGCCTTATAGTTGGAAAACTAGGGTATGGTATTGATATTCGCGAACATGGTAGTGGAAACCTCGGTGGTACAAATACATTTCGAACACTTGGTATAAAAGCAGGAATCATTGTGACAAGTGCTGATATCCTTAAGGGAACGCTTGCTACAGCTTTACCAGACTTATTTAATATACATGGGTTACATCCGCTTCTAGTAGGTGTAGTTGCTGTAATCGGTCATACATATCCCATTTTTGCGAAATTTAAAGGTGGAAAAGCTGTTGCTACTTCAGGTGGTGTTTTATTATGCTATGTACCACTTATGTTCATCACAATGCTAGCATTCTTCTTTATTGTATTATACATTTCTAAGTATGTGTCGCTTTCCTCTATGCTTGCAGGTGTATACGGAATCGTATACAGTATTTTTACGAAGGATATTCCACTTATTATCGTTATTACACTTTTAACGATCTTTGTCGTATATCGTCACCGTGCGAATATTAAAAGAATTTTAAACAAGACTGAGCCAAAAGTAAAATGGCTTTGA